The following coding sequences lie in one Maylandia zebra isolate NMK-2024a linkage group LG14, Mzebra_GT3a, whole genome shotgun sequence genomic window:
- the LOC143421942 gene encoding uncharacterized protein LOC143421942 — translation MPRRQWRLLWTSGSTQPHSPPIILTDTPITSVDSFRFLGTTITQDLKWEPTITSVIKKAQQRMYFLRQLKKFNLPTRTMMQFYTAIIESILTSSITVWYAGATIRDKQRLQRVVRSAEKVIGCRLPSLQDLYTSRTLRRAARISADPSHPGHSLFDLLPSGRRLRSIRTRTSRHKNSFFPSAVGHMNNNHMIVPATNT, via the coding sequence atgcccagaagacagtggagattattgtggacttcaggaagcacacagccccactccccccccatcatcctgactgacacccccatcacctctgtggactcattccgcttcctgggtaccaccatcacccaggacctgaagtgggagcccaccatcacctccgtcatcaagaaagcccagcagaggatgtacttcctgaggcagctgaagaaattcaacctgccaacacggacgatgatgcaattctacactgcaatcatcgagtccatcctcacctcctccatcaccgtgtggtacgctggagccactatcagggacaaacagagactgcagcgtgttgtgcgctctgctgagaaggtgattggctgcagactcccatctctgcaggacctgtacacctccaggacattgcggcgtgcagctcggatctcagctgacccttctcaccctggacacagtctgtttgacctgctcccctcaggcaggaggctccggtccattcgcaccagaacctctcgccataagaacagtttcttcccctctgctgttggacacatgaacaataaccacatgattgtccccgccactaacacatga